The segment AAGGCTGATGGTCGCCTACGGCTTCAAACGCTTCTTTGGCGAACCGATCCGCTGGGGTCTGAAGAGCTACACGCTTCGCGCGCCGCGGGCGGGCCGCAGCCGGCACGCACGGCCGAAGGAGAAGCTGCAGCTCTATACCAGCCTGCGTACGAAACACGCTCGAAAGATCCTGGATTACGACCCCGTCTGCCGGCTGGTGTTGCCCTGCAGCCTGCGGTTCGAGCGGCCGTACCGGCTGGTGGAGGTCCGCGTTGACGGTAAGCCGGTGGACCCCGATTTCTTCGCGGCCAGAGACGGTTTCGCCTTCGTGCAGTCGCGCGCCAAGGGCGCCTGGTTCGAAGACGGCAAGGCGCGCTGGATCGAAGAGCCGCCCGCCGCCGTGATGGGCTGTTTCTGGCGCCATGAGCATCCGGCCGCCTTCGAGGCGGGAACGTTTGAGGGCGAGCTGATCGTCTGGCGTCAGCCGCGCACGATCACCTCGGCGGCCGACTATGAAGGTCGGTATGGCGCGCCGATCGACGCGGAGCTGCAGCGATCGCTGATCGCGCGCATCGACCAGCCGGTCAAGGGGCCGGTGAAGGCGCTGCCGCCCGACTTTCCGGATCTGGGGGTCGGATGATGCCGCGCGCGTTCCCCGTGAAACGGCGGCCGCGCCGCTGCCGGCCACCGGAGGGCCAGACGGCCGCTTACCGGCAGCTCTGGCGGATCGTCGACGGGGCGGTGCGCGCCACCTTCGAGGCGCATCCCGAGTATCTGACTCCGGCCGGCCGGGCCCGCGCGCGGCGCTCGATCGTCAAGCGCGTCACCGGCCAGCTGCTGGGCTACGCGGTGCAGACCGCGCAGGCGCGGTCCGGGGCAAGCCCGGCGCGCGACACAGCCGGGGAGTCCTATTGCTCTCCGGCGCAACCGCGGCAAGCCTATGCCGCGGCCGGCCGGCAGGCGTCGTGCAAAGCGCCTGCCGGCCATGTGATTGCCCTGACGCTGCGCCGCTGGGCGGCCTGGTGGCGGCGCTCGTGACCCAGGCGGCGCGCAGATCCGACTGCGTCGATTACCGCGAGATCCTGCCGGAGCTGCTGGCGCAGATCGCGGAGGTGGCGGGGCTGAAGGCCGCGCTGGCGCTGCGGCGCCGGCTCGGCGGCACGTTGGTGCATGTCGCGCGGCGGCCGAAGGCCGGCTCTCTGCTGGTCGAGACGGTCGGCATAGAGGCGGCGCGGAAGATCGCCGGTCTCTTCGTTGCCGACGAGACGATCGAGATCCCGATGGGTGCTGCCACGCAGCGCGCCCTGATCGTCTATTTGCTGACCACCGGCCTCAAGGTCCAGGAAATCGCCCGGCTGGTCGGCTGCCACGCCGAGACGGTGCGCCGGCTGAAGAACGGCCGGCGCGACGAAACGCTGCCCCTCTTCCCGAGTCTGTAACCTGCCCGTAGCGGGGCGTTGACGGCGCCGAAAGGCGCGCGTCACACTCCGGCCGCGGCGCGCGCGGCCCCGAGAGGGGCGCCCCTTCCCACTGCGGTGGGAAGGGCGGCGCAAGGCTCCTGGCCCTACCCTTCGGCTCACCCTCACAGAGCCGACCCGAGAGCGGGTCGGGGAGCCGCGCCGATGTCCGCCATGACGTTCGACTATGCCGTCGCGATCATCATCCTCCACGAGGGCGGTGACGCGATCACCGAAGATCCGGACGATCCGGGTGGGCTGACCAAGTACGGAATCAGCCAAAGGGCGCATCCCGACGTCGATATCCGGGGCCTGACCTACGCCGACGCGGCGGCGATCTACCGGCGCGACTATTGGGACCGGCTGCGTTGCAGCGAGCTGCCGGCCGGCCTCGACCTCGCGGTTTTCGATTGCGGGGTCAACCAGGGCGTCGGCTTCGCGGCCAAGGCGCTGCAGCGCGACGCGGGCGCCACGCCCGACGGCATCATCGGGCCGCTGACCCTAGCTGCCGTCCGGCGACGGCCGCCCGCCGACCTGCTGACCGACTTCATGGCGCGACGCACGAAGCGCTACGCCAGCCTCCCCCACGCCTGGAAGTTCATGCGCGGCTGGTCCAGGCGCGCCTTCGACATCCACCGCCGCGCCATCCTGTTTCAACAGAAGGAGCCCCAGTCATGAGCCTGAACCTCGCGCCCTACCGCAAGCTGATCGTCGCCCTGATCGGCGCCCTGCTGATCGCGCTCGACCAGTTCCTCGGCTTCTCGGTCTCCTGGGAAGCGGAGCAGATCGTCAACACGCTGATTCCCGTGCTGACCGCGGTCGGCGTCTGGGCCGTGCCGAACGAGGCGCTGCCCGACGCGGCGTGACCCCGGCGCGGAGTGACCTGGCTTTCGCTCCTGCGCCTGGTCCTCTCGGTCGCCGAGGGGCTCCTGTCTCTTCTGCGGGAGCGCCGGCTGATCGAGGCGGGCGAGGCGCAGGCGATCGCCGCCGGACTGGAGGCCAGCCGTGATGCGCTTGAGGACGTTCGCCGCGCTCGCCGCGATCCTGCTCTCCGCCAGCGGCTGCGCGAGCGCTGGACCCGGGATGGCTGATCCGGGGGGTGAGCCGGGCTTCTGCCAGGTCTTCGTGCCGCACGGGCTGCCGGCCGCGGCCCTGGCGGTCATGACGGCCGAGGAGGTCAGCGCGTGGGAAGACAACCTGATCGCCTACGAGGTGCTGTGTGACGAGTGATCGAGAGAGGCGCGCGTAATGGAGTGGGGGTCCGTCGCCGCCTGGGCCGGCATCGGGGTGTCTCTCCTGTTGTCGGTCGTCGCGCTTTGGCGCGCGGCCGCGCGGGACGACGACAAGGAGCGCGCGTCGCTGCAGTCGGAGATCGCCATGTTGAAGACCGATGTCGTGCGCCTGGAGGGTAAGCTGGCCGCCATGCCGTCGGGCGGCGCGGTCGACAAGCTGACCACGCGGCTTGGCGACGTGCACGCCGACCTGCAGGGGCTGCGGGGCGAGTTCGCGGGTATCCGGGATCTCTACAAGCAGCACTCCGAGACCATGCAGCGCCTGAACTCCTACCTTCTGACACGGGGAGGGCCGGCACCATGAGCTGGCGGGAACATCTGAACGCGACGCGGCGT is part of the Algihabitans albus genome and harbors:
- a CDS encoding globin family protein, whose protein sequence is MMPRAFPVKRRPRRCRPPEGQTAAYRQLWRIVDGAVRATFEAHPEYLTPAGRARARRSIVKRVTGQLLGYAVQTAQARSGASPARDTAGESYCSPAQPRQAYAAAGRQASCKAPAGHVIALTLRRWAAWWRRS
- a CDS encoding helix-turn-helix domain-containing protein → MAALVTQAARRSDCVDYREILPELLAQIAEVAGLKAALALRRRLGGTLVHVARRPKAGSLLVETVGIEAARKIAGLFVADETIEIPMGAATQRALIVYLLTTGLKVQEIARLVGCHAETVRRLKNGRRDETLPLFPSL
- a CDS encoding glycoside hydrolase family 108 protein, encoding MSAMTFDYAVAIIILHEGGDAITEDPDDPGGLTKYGISQRAHPDVDIRGLTYADAAAIYRRDYWDRLRCSELPAGLDLAVFDCGVNQGVGFAAKALQRDAGATPDGIIGPLTLAAVRRRPPADLLTDFMARRTKRYASLPHAWKFMRGWSRRAFDIHRRAILFQQKEPQS